The following is a genomic window from Paenibacillus thiaminolyticus.
CCTCAAGCGCATCGCTTCCATTCTCCTCGTGGTAGCGGCTGTACAGCTCTTGGGCCAAATCAGGACGCTCGACTTCTTGACCGTCAGAATTGACCGGCTTGCCGTTGGCATTGACCTTATACGCCTTTACAAGAATCGAACCTTTGCCCAAGCCCACTCTCGGCACTTCGAAATCCTTCGACGTACGGTCACCCTTCGCATCGGTGTAATTCATCGTCGTTGTCTTGTTAGTCGGGTACAATTGTTTCGGATCCGGATTTTTGGAGTGATCCATTTTGACCCGGTAAGTAAGAGTCGCTGGATTGCCTTCCGTGACATTGCCGATGTCCCAGTTGAACGTCTCGGTTTGCGGGTTCCAGGTGACCTCCCCTTGAGAGACCTTATAGTCGTCCGGGCCGAAGGAGCTCCCCTTCAACTTCAGATCGAACATGTCCCCCATCGGGTCAGTGACTACCGCATTTTCAGCGGCAAAGGCAATTTTGCTGGCCAGCTCGGAGAAGATTCGCTCCAGACTGTCGCTGCTGCCCGAATAATAACCTTTGTTCCCTACATCCTTCAGCGTATTGGTTGCATTGCTATTGCTCCCCACATCCAACCCGATAGAATAAATGCCGATTCCGGCATCATGGGCCAGCTTGGCTTCGGAAATCGTGCCGATGCCATTGTCTTTAATTTCAAACTCATAGCTGCAGCTCCACCAACCACAAGTTTCCTTGCCCAAACCATACCAGCTAGATCCTAGGCTAAAACTGGAGCCCGACCCGATAATGTTTTTGTAGTTAAAATCAGAAAGAATAAACTGATGGCTATTATTTCCCCATGAACCTTTTACTGCAGTAGACGCCTTGTAACTATACGTCGGCTCCCCGTCACTCAGCAGAACGATCACTTTGTTGTTGGCCTGGCTTGTCTTTAAAAGTTCCTGAGCTTCGTGGAGTCCTGCCTGAATATTCGTTCCCCCGGTCGCCTGTATATTATCAATGGCACGTTTCAATTCCGTCTTCTGGTCAAGGCCTTTGAAGTCAGATACCTGATCAGAAGTCTTATTGAAGGTCACTACTGCAATTCTCGTGTCCGAGTCTTCAATCAACAGATTGTCAACGAATTTCTTGGCTGCATCCTTCGCCTTTGGCAATCGATTCTGGTTCGGTTTTTGGGTCATGCTTCCCGACTTGTCGATCACGAGCACGACATCGGAGGAGCCCGATTTCAGGTTCTTGCCTTCGACGGTCAGTGTAATATCCCATTCATCCAGCTTGCCTTCGACCGGGTTGGCTTCCTTCGTGAGCTTCACCGCTCCCGGATTCGGCCACTCAAGCTCCCCGGAACTCGCCGCCTGGGCGCCGATCGTGCCCGGAATCGTCCCAAATGCGACACTCAACATACACAACCATGTAACTACTAGTCTGAATCGGCGTTTCATAGTTTCCTCCTCATTTTTTCATCTGAGTCCTCCTTTGCAGAGTAAAAATTGCCTCCTCACGTCTTATTTATATCGTTCTGCGGGCCAAAAATACCGCGGAGAACCGCCCTATGAAAAATAAAAAAATCCGGCTGCAATTTAACGATTGTTAAATGCAGCCGGACGATCATGGGCCTGACGACCTTTAGATTCCTAAGCTTTGCGGCCTAATCTTTCGATTAGTGTGCCCTATGTAATTGGCGTATCCAATCATATCCAGCTAAAGCACTATTCATGCTCAATATATGGGACAGCCTCCTATTTGTCAATCACTTTTTTGAAAATTGTTCGATGCACTTCCAAAGGCAGAAAAAAACCCGAAATATCCCCTGATTGGGGGATTTCTTTCGACCTTAAAATGATATAAAATATTCATTTCTTTGAAAATTTATTGCACACTATTTTCATTATTATAGGCACTTCGACCTAATATTTCACAATTCGACGCTCCCTCATATAAATGGATGAAGAAGGATGGAGAAGGAAATGAAACCCCAACTCGCATGCCATCGATTCATGCCGAATCGGGTCATACTATAAAGGCAGGTTTGTTCTGCTCCGTAAAGAGGAGACGACAACTGAACAGGTAATTTGCAGATCTTGGATCGTTGACAAACGGACAAACAGGACATATGATAAATGATGTAACGGATGTGTAACCGGTTACACATGGAAAGGAAGGATACTCCGTCATGGCCACGATCAAAGATGTGTCGAGATTGGCGGGCGTATCGGTCGCAACCGTCTCCCGGGTCCTTAATCAAAAAGGGTATGTCCACGAGGACACTGAGAAGAAAGTGATGAACGCGATTCGGGAACTGGACTATATTCCGAATGACGTCGCCAGGAGCTTGACCAAAAAATCGGCGAAAATGCTGGCGCTTATTGTCCCGGACATCACGAACCCGTTCTTCAATGAACTTGCCCGAGCCGTGGAGAAGGTGACCCAGCTATACGGATACGCGACCATTCTGTGCAACTCCGACGACACCCCTGCCAATGAGAAGCAATATATTCATGCGTTGAAGCAGAAATACATCGACGGCTTCATTCTTGCATCCAATACGCTATCGGCGGAAGAAGTCCAACAGCTGGATGTCCCGGTGGTTACGTTGGACCGGACGATTTCGGACACCATACCGACGGTCGCCTCCGACAACCGCGAGGGCGCACGGCTGGGCGTGCAATATCTCCTCGATCGGGGCTGCAGCAAAATCGCCCATATTCGGGGCCCACAGCAGCTATCGATTGCGGACGAGCGCTGCCAAGGATATTTGGATGTGGTGCAGGAGGCTGCATGGTTCTCTCCCGATCTCATCGTCGAGGGCAACTTCAATCTGAACCAAGCGACCGACACAGTCAATCGCTTGCTGGACCGCCACCCCGATATCGACGGAATCTTCGCCGGCAACGATATTATGGCGATGGGAGCGCTGCGGGCCGTTCAGAAACGGGGCATCCCCGTTCCCGACCAGATGCAGATTGTCGGCTTCGATGGCATCTCGCTAGGCGAGATGGTCTACCCGGAACTGACGACCGTCGCGCAATCGATCTATGAAATGGGACTGCTAGCTGCTCGAATGTTGATTAAAATGATCGAGAGAAAGCCGCTGGATACGATGCATTACAATCTTCCCGTAGAGCTGGTTCGGCGAGGGACGACGCGATAATCGGCCCGGCCTCAGCTCGGCTTTCATAGAACTTCATTTTCAGGGAATGCTATTCTTTAGAAAAACAGCGTACGCTCGCTCCAGTCTGATTTTTCTTCATACCCATCCGACAGCTTGGGATGAAGAAGTTCTTTGTCGGATGTGTAACCGGTTACACATGCAATGGATTTGTTTTCACAAGTCGCTTTCAACCCACTACATTCAAAAGGAGTGCTTGAACATGGAAACTGTTAAAAAAATTCCTATCATTCTGGATACGGACCCCGGAATTGATGACGCCGTTGCCATAGCGGCCGCCCTGTTCCATGAGTCCATCGATGTCCGGCTGATTACGACGGTTGCAGGCAACGTCGGCCTCGACAAGACGACCAATAACGCCCTGAAGCTGCTGCAGTTCTTCGGCAAAGATGTGCCTGTCGCCCGGGGCGCCGCCAAGCCTCTCGTACGTCCGGCCGAAGACTCCAGCCATATTCACGGAGAATCCGGCATGGATGGATATGAATTCGACGAGCCGACGCAAGCTCCGCTCGATCACGCCGTATTGCAGATGCGTGACACCATTCTGAACAGCCCGGAACCGATTACGATCGTTCCGATCGGCCCGCTTACGAACGTGGCCCTGCTGCTGACGCTGTTCCCGGAATGCAAGGCGAAGATTGAGCGAATCGTACTGATGGGCGGTTCCGCTTCCCGCGGCAACCATACGCCGAACGCCGAATACAACATTTATGCCGATCCGGAAGCCGCCAGCATCGTATTCAATGCCGGTCTGCCGTTGGTGATGGTCGGACTTGACGTGACCAGCCTGGCTACATTGACGACCGAGATTGTGGAGAAGATAAAGGAAATGAACAAGACGGGCTTCATGCTCTACTCCTTGTTCCAGCATTACCGGGGCGGCAGCCTGAAGAGCCGCGGCTTGAAAATGCATGACCTGTGCGCCATTGCCTATCTGGTCAACCCGGGTCTGTTCCAGACGAAGGATTGCTTCGTCGACATCGAGCTGGCAGGTACTTATACGGCCGGCACGACGGTCACCGATATTACGAACCGCCTTGGCAAGCCAAGCAACGCCACTGTATGTCTGGACATTGATGTTCCCGCTTTCCGCGAGTGGGCGATAGAAGTCCTTGGCAAAACCGTATAAACCTTCTTATTATATAAGGGAGCGTGTTCAACGTGTTGGAGATCATCATCAGCATCGTTCTTCTTGTTGCAACCGGGTATTTGATCGCCAAGAACTATGACGCTAAATTTGTGCTCCTGGCCGCAGGTATCGTGCTTATGATCGCTGCCGCGCTGCTCGGACATCAAGTGCTTAGTCCTGAGGACTCTACAGGTCTTGCCTTATTGGATCCATTCAAACAAATTGGGTTAGTATTCGTGAGACAATTGGGCGGCGTCGGGTTAACGATTATGGTGTTATTCGGTTTTTCAAGCTACATGACGCACATCGGAGCCAGTGATGTCGCCGTGCATCTATTGACAAAACCATTGGGCCGCATCAAATCGCAGTACATTCTTGTGCCAATTGTGTTCCTGCTTGGTAACCTGTTGTCTCTGGTCGTGCCAAGCGCGTCCAGCCTGGCGGTTCTTCTCATGGCCACCCTTTATCCGGTCTTGAAGAACACAGGAATGTCATCGCTCACGGCTGGAGCTATCATTGCAACCACGGCGACGATTATTCCAACGCCTCTGGGAGCGGACAATGTCGTCGCTGCGGAAAATCTGGGGATCGATATTATCGACTATGTATTCACCTATCATGCCAAGATCTCGATTCCCGTGCTGCTGATTATGGCTGTCGCTCATTATTTCTGGCAGAAATATATGGACAAACGTCAGCAAGGCGCCTTACATCAGGACATCAATGATGAAAAGCTGTCCGTGAAAAAAGATTTGCCGCCTGCCTACTACGGTTTGCTGCCAATCTTGCCGCTTGTTCTCGTGCTCGTCTTTGGATTACTGATCACGAGTGTCAAGCTTGGGCTGGTGGAAATTACGTTCATTTGTATGGCGCTGGCCCTGGTCATTGAGATTATTCGCAAAGGTTCCTTCAAAGAAACCTCTAAACAGCTCTCGATTTTCTTTACTGGCATGGGCACGGGGTTGGCTCAAGTCGTCTCCCTGATCGTCGCTGCAGGTATGCTGGTCGAAGGCTTAAAATCAATGGGCATTATTGATATGCTAATCGAATCGGTTAGACATATCGAGAGCGCCGGCGTTATCCTGATGCTCAGCTTCGCAGGTGTTGAAGGCTTGATTACGTTCATCAGCGGCAGCGGATTGGCTGTGTTCTATTCCGTGATTAACATCATTCCGGATATTTCGGAGAAGCTGGGGATCAGCGGTGTTATGATTTCACTGCCAATGCAGCTCATTGCGAACTTGGTCCGCTCCATCTCGCCGGTAGCGGCCGTCATTATCGTCGTCGCCTCAATTATTAAGGTCAATCCGATACAGATCGTGAAGCGGACATCTGTGCCGGTTCTGGTCGGGGTCGTCTCTTGCCTCATCTTGTCGTTCATTATGTTCGCCTAAGAGGACAAGGGAAAAGAGGATCCCGCCAGGGATCTTCTTCAGGTAGGAGGGAGTGTAAGAAAATGAACCATATATGTGTAGTGGGCAGCTTGAACAGAGATACAAGCCATCTGCTCGCAAGACTGCCGATGGTGGGGGAGACGGTGCACGGTATCAGCACCTCTTCCAGCGCCGGAGGCAAAGGCTGTAACCAAGCCGTATCCGCCGCCCGCTTGGGCGCAAAGGTCGCCTTCATCGGCAAGGTCGGTGAAGATAAAGCCGGTGATCAGCTTCTGACGGTGCTGAAGGAGGAGCAAATCGATACCTCGCATATCGATGTCGATCCGAAGGTGCATTCCGGAGAAGCGACGATCCTGATTCAAGAGGATGGGAAAAATGCCATTATCGTCACGCCAGGCGCCAATATGAACATCCGCGAGGAAGATATAGAGCGGGCTTACTCGGCCATCGATAAGGCAGATATCGTCATCGCCCAATTCGAAATTCCGATTCCGGCGGTGACCCAAGCCTTCGTCTATGCCAAGCAGCAAGGCAAAGTAACGGTTCTTAATCCAGCTCCGGCCAAAGTCATTCCGGAGGAGCTGCTGCGGGCGACCGACATTCTGGTGCCGAATGAATCCGAGATGCAGATCATTACGGGAGTGGAGCCCTCCAGCGACGATGCCATTCGCCAGGCGGCGGACCGGCTGCTCGGGTACGGCATCCGCTACGTCATCGTCACGCTGGGCGAGCAAGGGGCGCTCATCTGCCATGCGGATGGAGCCGCTCATGTGCCAGCGAAGCGCGTAACCGCGGTCGATACGACGGCTGCCGGCGATTCGTTCATCGGCGCCTTGTGCAGCCGCCTCGATCTCACCCAATGGCAGGATGTCCGCCATATGGAAGACATCGTCCGGTTCGCCAACTCCTTCTCGGCGCTGGTCGTGCAGCGCAAGGGAGCTATCTCTTCGATTCCTTACGCACATGAACTGGAATCTTTGCAAGAGAAGCTGTGAACTTTCCAGAGCTCAAAGCACTTGGATCCGCCCGTCATCGCAACGATTTGTCTAGCATGACCAAATTCGGATAACCTAATAAGACGAAGGGGCTGTCCCATAAGCTGAAATTAGCTTATGACGAGACAGCCCCTCCTTATTCTCAAAGCTCGACTCTGAAATACTGTAAAACTGCATCATTTCCCTGGACACGTCTATCCGGTAGGCAAAATCCGCAAGACTGCACGATTTCTCCAGATACGCCTTTTCGGTAAGTGAAATCCTGCGTAAATACAGCAATTCGATATGGACGACTTGACCAGAAAGGGAATCCTGCAAAACTGCAGGAATTTCACCCGTTTCGCTTCGGCTTGAAGCAAAAGGGCCTAAAATGATGTAGATTTGCAGCAATTCCTCGGGATGTGGATTCATTGAGCCGAAATTACTGTAAAATAGCAGCAATTTCCCTCACACGAAGCCGCAGGAGGCAATGATGCCTCCTGAAGGCGATGATGCCTCCTGAAGACAATGATGCCTCCTGAGAGCGATGATGCCCCCAGGATCCGACGCGGTCTCTTGGATCCCGTAAAATAAGGGCGTTGAGAAGTCTATAGGAATATTTCGCCACTTCATTTTTTATATAGTGGAGCTCGTCTCTCCGTGAGAAAAAATTCTGAGTGCCAAGTTTTGATTGTGTAAATGGACATCTCCACCCCTTCGTAAAAACAGGGGTTTTCCAACAGCCTGATTAACGCATGATATCCAGTTTCTTCCTCCTTCCGCCCCTTTTCCCGCCGCTGTCATCCCGCCTCAATATTTCCTGTTGCTCCGTTCTGCCCCGCATCCTTATGCACTCCCTATGGGGCTGCCTCTTTTTCTGCTTTATTTGCGATATTTCTCGACGGCCAGAGCGGTAGGCAATCCGTAAACCCGCCCGTGGAAGCGCCGGCATCCAGCGCAATCCGGCCCGTTACGTCGATCTGGAAATGCCGCAGCGCGCCCTCCAGCTTCAGGCCGCCCTTCCCAACGTATTTCCTCTCGCTCCCTTTGACGGCGATGCGGGCATCCGGTTTCACCCGTTCACCTGCATAAGCCGCTTGCTGCCCGTTCACGAAGACGCTCCCCGCAAGAACCAGACTCTCTGCCTGTGCGCGGCCGTAAGCATATCCGCCATCCATTAGCGCCCTCCATAAGGGCATTGTCCGTTGTCCCATAGCGAATCCTCCCTAAGATAGAAGTCTGAATGCTCAGAGTCTTCTTCCGGGAGGAGGGGCACGGATTGGACAGCAGCGTTATATCTCGACTATCAGATGATACATCGCTGTCTCCTTCCTGGTACGTCGTCTGTTTTATGCTTGATTCAGTGCTGGAAGTTCGCTCAACAGCTGCTGCGCCTCTTCCATGATCTCCATCACAATGCGGGAGGCCGGATCCCCATCCGTCAGCAGCCGCGTAGCTTGGCCGGCCCATAGCGACATGTAATCCGCTTCATTCCGTACTGCCGCGGCCTTCCGAATCTCATTCGTTGCCGAGTTCTGCGTCGGGAACGGCAGGGGCTCTACTCCGCTCTCATCGAATCGGCGTATAAACGCATTGCTGATCCCCCGTGCCGGACGTCCCGAGAACACCCGCGTAATGACGGTGCTCTCCTCCGTACTATCCAGCAGCGCTTGCTTATAGGCCCGATGGGCCCCCGACTCGGCGGCGGTGAGGAACCTAGTTCCGAGCTGCACACCGCTCGCGCCCAAGGCCAAGGCCGCCACCAGACCGCGTCCATCCATCACGCCGCCCGCCGCGACGACCGGAACCCGAACCTGATCGGCAATCTGAGGCACGAGAGAGAAGGTGCCGATATTGGCTCCGTTCGGATGCAAGCCGATGTCGAACGTGCCGCGATGGCCGCCGGCGTCGCTGCCCTGGGCCACGATAACGTCGCTGCCCGCCCGTTCCGCTTCCACCGCTTCGCGGACCGTCGTCACCATGGTCGTGACCTTAATCCCGCGCCGCTTCACGACCTCCATGAACCGGGCAGGCAGAATGCCGAACGCCGTGCTGATGACAGGCACTTGCTCCTCGATCAGCACCTGCATCTGCTGCTCGAACCGATCGGGCGTATGCAGCTCCGGGGCCGGTTCTCCAAGTTCGAGCTCGGAACGGATACCCCGCAGCACTTCGTTCACCTCGGCGATGCGGCTCGCGTCGTCCGTCATATCGGCCGCGAACAGATTGACTGCGAACGGCTTGGCGGTCCGCTGGCGAATCAGCCGAACCGCAGCCCGGATATCTTCCGGCTCCATATAGGCCGCTCCCAGCGTTCCGAGGGCGCCAGCCTCGGATACGCTCGCAACCAGGTCCGGGGTCGTCGGGCCGCCCGCCATGCCGGCTTGCACGATAGGATACGTAATGTTCAAAGTTTTGCACAGCTCCGTGTTCATCTTGGTCATATTTTCAGCTCCATTCCTTCCATTATGGGTCCTGCCGCGTCTAAAGCCGGGTATCCTTTAAGTTCCAAAACCTACCTTTCGGCAGCAAACGAGAGCTTAAGCAAGATCGCCTGCAGCTCGAAGGTATTTTTGTGCACAACACGAGGACAACCGTACACCCAGGGGATAATTTTTCTTAACCGGATGTTACGATTTTATGACAGCGGAATTGGCATGAGGAACTATCCGCCGTGAGCTCGTTCCCCTCGTGCTTGAAAGCAGAAAACCCATTGGAAGCAAGGATCCACCCGCAAATGCCATAGGTCCATTGTACAAATAATTACCAGTTAAAGCGAGGCCTAATAAGGGAAAAAGCACGCTTTCCATCCCGGCTTTAATGTGACAATATTGAGAACTCGGCCTTTTCGACCATAAATGTGTACAAAAATCAAAACGGCTGATTTCGGCCGAATAAGCGTGATTTTTGTCACATATCAGAATTAATCATTAATTTTTTTGGTTTTTACACCCAACATCGACCCATTTAATGTCATATATGGTTTTCTATATGCTTTGTTTTTCTACTCCCTTCTTACTAACATAGACTGTGAAATCATTATCCCGACATATTTCAGCGAAGTTAATCACACATAGAAAGGGGTATTTTTGTGAAAAAGAGATGGCCGCTATCTTTTCTTTTCCTATCTCTTATCATCCTGCTAACCGGATGTGATTCATCACTGCTCGTGCTGGATCCAAAAGGTCCGGTGGCCAAGACCCAATCGGACACGATAATCTTCTCCATGTTTATTATGGCGGGCGTACTGCTGGTCGTCTATGTCCTGTACATCTACATGCTGACCAAGTACCGGGCGTCGAAGGCGGCGCCGGATTATGAGCCGCCTCATATGGAGGGAAGCACATGGCTGGAAGTTACGTGGACGCTGATTCCGGTCATTATCGTCATCGTTCTGTCGGTCGTTACGGTTCGATCGACCTATGCCGTTGAGACAACGCCGGTGGGGTATGAGGATCAGAAGCCGCTTATCGTCTATGCTTCCTCCTCGAACTGGAAATGGCATTTCAGCTATCCGGAGGAAGGCGTCGAGACGGTCAACTACGTCAACATTCCGACGAACCGGCCAGTCGAATTCCGGCTCTATTCGTACGGGCCGATTACAAGCTTCTGGATTCCGCAGCTCGGCGGGCAGAAATATGCCATGAGCGACATGGTGACCAAGCTTCGGCTCGTCGCCGAGCATGAAGGCTCCTTCATGGGCAAGAACTCCAACTTCTCGGGGGAAGGCTTTGCCCACATGGATTTCGAGGCATTGGCGATGTCGCCGGAAGCCTTCGACAAATGGGTGAACGAAGTGAAAGCCACCGCTCCGGAGCTGACGAGCGAAGAGTTCGATACCTTGCTCGCGACGGAGCATGTCGGACGCAAAAGCTACTCTTCGACCCATCTGGCCTTCAAGCCAGCGCCTGAAGGCGAGCATGCAGGACACCATCACGGATCGGACGATGCAACCGCTCCGGAATCAGACTCGGTGCACTCCGGCACGAACCATACTGGAGCGGAGCATTCGGACACCGACCATGCGAATATGAATCATTCGGATATGGATCACGGTGCGATGAACAGTTCAGAGCCGGATCATGAGCAGACGGAGCACTCTCAGCATGGCAACTAGATTCGCAGAGAAAGGAGTCAAATCTGTATGAAATGGGACGAATTTTTCGTTACCGGAGAACCGATGATCTACGGCGCGATGGCCAGTATCGTCATCGCGTCGCTCGCCATCCTCATCGGACTAACCTATTTCAAAAAATGGGGGTACCTGTGGCGCGAATGGCTGACGACCGTCGATCATAAGCGCATCGGCGTCATGTACATTATCGCCGCGCTCCTCATGCTATTCCGCGGTGGCGTTGACGCCCTGCTGATGCGTACGCAGCTCGCGGCTCCGGACATGAAGTTCCTGGACGCGCAGCACTATAACGAAATCTTTACGACACACGGGGTCATCATGATCCTGTTCATGGCGATGCCATTCATTATCGGCTTAATGAACGTCGTTATCCCGCTTCAGATCGGGGCCCGCGACGTCGCATTTCCTCGCTTGAATGCGGTCAGCTTCTGGCTGTTCTTCTCCGGGGCAATGCTGTTCAACATTTCGTTCGTTATCGGGGGGTCGCCGGATGCCGGCTGGACCGCTTACTTCCCGCTCGCGAGCCTGGAGTTCAGCCCGACAGTGGGCAATAACTTCTACTCGATCGCGCTGCAGATTGCCGGTATCGGTACATTGATGACCGGGGTCAACTTCATCGTGACGATTCTCAAAATGCGCGCGCCTGGCATGACGCTGATGCGCATGCCGATGTTCACGTGGTCGGTTCTCATCACTTGCGTCATCATCCTGTTCGCGTTCCCGGTTCTGACGGTAGCGCTCGCCTTGATGATGTTCGACCGGATGTTCGGGGCGCAGTTCTTCACGATGGCCAATGGCGGCATGGATATGCTGTGGGCCAACCTATTCTGGGTGTGGGGCCATCCGGAGGTCTATATCGTCGTCCTGCCTGCGTTCGGGATCTACAGTGAAATTATATCGACATTCTCGCGCAAAAACTTGTACGGCTATAAATCGATGGTATTCAGTATGGTTGCCATCTCGCTCCTGTCCTTCGTCGTATGGGCGCACCACTTCTATACGATGGGTCACGGAGCCATGGTCAACGGCTTCTTCTCCGTCACGACGATGGCGATTGCCGTGCCGACCGGCGTCAAAATATTCAACTGGCTCTTCACGATGCAAAAAGGGAAGATACAGTTTACAACACCGATGATGTATGCCCTCGCCTTCATTCCGATCTTCACCATCGGGGGCGTAACGGGCGTCATGCTCGCGATGGCGAGCGCCGACTATCAATACCATAATACGATGTTCCTGGTCGCGCACTTCCACTATGTGCTGATTCCAGGCACGGTGTTCGCGGTTATTGCCGGCATGTACTACTGGTTCCCGAAAATTTTCGGCTTCCGTCTGAACGAGCGTCTGGGCAAAATCAGCTTCTGGTTCATCGCGATCTGCTTCAACATCACGTTCTTGCCGCTGTTCTTCCTCGGATTGAACGGCATGACGCGCCGGATGTACACGTACTCGGCCGAGACCGGCTTCGGTCCGCTGAACCTGATCGCCACGATCGGCTCCTTCGGTCTGGCTATCGGCTTCGCGATTCTCGTGTACAACATTTACTGGAGCGCCCGGTATGCGCCAAGAGACAAGACCGGCGACCCTTGGGATGCGCGCACGCTGGAGTGGAGCACGCACAGTCCGGTGCCGGAGTACAACTTCGCCGTCATCCCGAACGTGAAGAGCATGGACGCATTCTGGTTCTGGAAAAAAGACAAACAGCCGTTGTATGAAGAAAAAATCGAAGAGATTCATATGCCGAACAACAGCGGGCAACCGTTCGTTCTGGGCGTCATCTTCTTCTTCCTGGGCTTCTTCCTCATCTTCAGCTGGTGGATTCCGTCCATCATCGCCGGCCTGGGTGTGCTGATTATGCTTGCGGTCCGCTCCTTCGAGCGCGATCACGGCCACCACATTCCAGTGAAGACGATTCAGGAGACGGAACAACGATTGCGGGGTGAACAAGCATGAAATTAGACAACACGCTGCCGCTTGAATATCGCTCGGAGGAGAACAGCAACCGTATTTTCGGATTCTGGTTGTTCCTGGGGGCAGAGATTGTCCTCTTCTCCACCCTATTTGCTGTCTATCTGACATTGTGGAACCGTACG
Proteins encoded in this region:
- the qoxB gene encoding cytochrome aa3 quinol oxidase subunit I, which encodes MKWDEFFVTGEPMIYGAMASIVIASLAILIGLTYFKKWGYLWREWLTTVDHKRIGVMYIIAALLMLFRGGVDALLMRTQLAAPDMKFLDAQHYNEIFTTHGVIMILFMAMPFIIGLMNVVIPLQIGARDVAFPRLNAVSFWLFFSGAMLFNISFVIGGSPDAGWTAYFPLASLEFSPTVGNNFYSIALQIAGIGTLMTGVNFIVTILKMRAPGMTLMRMPMFTWSVLITCVIILFAFPVLTVALALMMFDRMFGAQFFTMANGGMDMLWANLFWVWGHPEVYIVVLPAFGIYSEIISTFSRKNLYGYKSMVFSMVAISLLSFVVWAHHFYTMGHGAMVNGFFSVTTMAIAVPTGVKIFNWLFTMQKGKIQFTTPMMYALAFIPIFTIGGVTGVMLAMASADYQYHNTMFLVAHFHYVLIPGTVFAVIAGMYYWFPKIFGFRLNERLGKISFWFIAICFNITFLPLFFLGLNGMTRRMYTYSAETGFGPLNLIATIGSFGLAIGFAILVYNIYWSARYAPRDKTGDPWDARTLEWSTHSPVPEYNFAVIPNVKSMDAFWFWKKDKQPLYEEKIEEIHMPNNSGQPFVLGVIFFFLGFFLIFSWWIPSIIAGLGVLIMLAVRSFERDHGHHIPVKTIQETEQRLRGEQA